A genome region from Defluviimonas aquaemixtae includes the following:
- a CDS encoding antibiotic biosynthesis monooxygenase family protein, producing MIIRIFQVTVHEGKEDEFRDFFLDTALPLMKRQDGLVSITPGLPRPESPQDFTMVMVWTDLGALRAFAGEDWRHAHIHADEANLVKARRLSHYELAESAS from the coding sequence ATGATCATCCGCATCTTCCAGGTCACCGTGCACGAGGGAAAAGAGGACGAGTTCCGCGATTTCTTCCTCGATACCGCCCTGCCCTTGATGAAACGTCAGGACGGACTTGTTTCGATCACGCCCGGATTGCCACGGCCGGAAAGCCCTCAGGACTTCACTATGGTGATGGTCTGGACCGATCTCGGCGCGCTTAGGGCCTTCGCGGGCGAGGACTGGCGGCACGCGCACATCCACGCCGACGAGGCCAACCTCGTGAAGGCGCGCCGGCTCAGCCACTACGAACTCGCCGAATCCGCCTCGTAG
- the acnA gene encoding aconitate hydratase AcnA, which yields MPIVTGQDTAKTRKTLTAGGKSIAYYSIPTAEGAGLGEFSRLPACLKVVLENMLRFEDGGRTVSVDDIKAFAEWGAKGGKNPREIAYRPARVLMQDFTGVPAVVDLAAMRDGIVALGGDPQKINPLNPVDLVIDHSVMIDEFGNPRAFQMNVDREYERNIERYTFLKWGQKAFQNFRVVPPGTGICHQVNLEYLAQAVWTDTDQNGEEVAYPDTLVGTDSHTTMVNGLAVLGWGVGGIEAEAAMLGQPISMLIPEVVGFKLTNQMVEGTTATDLVLKVVQMLRQKGVVGKFVEFYGPGLDHLPLADRATIANMAPEYGATCGFFPIDNETLRYLEQTGRDKDRIALVEAYAKENGMWRGADYDPVYTDTLELDMSTVVPAVSGPKRPQDHTPLTQSSDSFYKVVCEYRGIDASNGALEMASEGDTITAPPDARKSAAVEGEDYKLRDGSVVIASITSCTNTSNPYVMIGAGLVARKARELGLNRKPWVKTSLAPGSQVVSEYLEAAGLQEDLDAIGFNLVGYGCTTCIGNSGPLQPEISKAVNDNDLIAVSVLSGNRNFEGRISPDVRANYLASPPLVVAYALAGDMNLDLTTEPLGKSKDGKDVYLKDIWPTQKEIADLVQKTVTREAFQTKYADVFKGDEKWQSVEVTESETYDWPPTSTYIQNPPYFQGMSKEKGEIRNLDGARILALLGDMITTDHISPAGSFKPTTPAGRYLTDRQVAPREFNSYGSRRGNHEVMMRGTFANIRIKNEMLDGVEGGYTLAPDGEQASIFDAAMAYQDAGTPLVVIGGKEYGAGSSRDWAAKGTNLLGIKAVIAESFERIHRSNLVGMGVIPFEFTGGDSRTSLGLSGDEVISIAGLEGELKPLATVPCTIKYADGKEKTIELKCRIDTEIEIDYVEHGGVLHYVLRDLARS from the coding sequence ATGCCCATCGTCACCGGACAGGACACCGCGAAGACGCGCAAGACGCTGACCGCAGGCGGCAAATCCATCGCCTATTATTCGATTCCCACCGCCGAAGGGGCCGGGCTCGGCGAATTCTCCCGCCTGCCGGCGTGCCTCAAGGTCGTGCTGGAGAACATGCTGCGCTTCGAGGATGGCGGCCGGACGGTCTCGGTCGATGACATCAAGGCCTTCGCGGAATGGGGCGCGAAGGGCGGCAAGAACCCGCGCGAAATCGCCTATCGCCCGGCCCGTGTCCTGATGCAGGACTTTACCGGGGTGCCCGCCGTCGTCGACCTCGCCGCGATGCGCGACGGCATCGTGGCGCTCGGCGGCGACCCGCAGAAGATCAACCCGCTCAATCCGGTGGACCTCGTCATCGACCACTCGGTGATGATCGACGAGTTCGGAAACCCGCGCGCTTTCCAGATGAACGTGGACCGCGAATACGAACGCAACATCGAGCGCTACACCTTCCTGAAATGGGGCCAGAAGGCGTTCCAGAACTTCCGCGTCGTGCCGCCCGGTACCGGCATCTGCCATCAGGTTAACCTCGAATACCTCGCCCAGGCCGTCTGGACGGACACCGACCAGAACGGCGAGGAGGTCGCCTATCCAGACACGCTCGTCGGCACCGACAGCCACACGACGATGGTCAACGGCCTTGCCGTTCTCGGCTGGGGCGTCGGCGGGATCGAGGCCGAGGCCGCGATGCTTGGCCAACCGATCTCGATGCTCATCCCCGAAGTCGTGGGTTTCAAGCTCACCAACCAGATGGTCGAGGGCACGACCGCGACCGACCTCGTCCTCAAGGTCGTCCAGATGCTCCGCCAGAAGGGTGTCGTCGGCAAGTTCGTCGAGTTCTACGGGCCGGGTCTCGACCACCTGCCGCTCGCCGACCGCGCCACGATCGCCAACATGGCGCCAGAATACGGCGCCACCTGCGGCTTCTTCCCGATCGACAACGAAACGCTCCGCTATCTGGAACAGACCGGCCGCGACAAGGACCGGATCGCGCTGGTCGAAGCCTATGCCAAGGAAAACGGCATGTGGCGCGGCGCGGATTACGACCCGGTCTATACCGACACGCTGGAACTCGACATGTCCACGGTCGTCCCGGCCGTCTCGGGCCCCAAGCGCCCGCAGGACCACACGCCGCTCACTCAGTCGTCCGACAGCTTCTACAAGGTCGTCTGCGAATACCGCGGTATCGATGCGTCGAACGGTGCACTGGAGATGGCGTCCGAGGGCGACACGATCACCGCGCCCCCTGATGCCCGCAAATCGGCCGCCGTCGAGGGTGAAGACTACAAGCTCCGCGACGGTTCGGTCGTGATCGCCTCGATCACATCCTGCACCAATACCTCGAATCCCTACGTGATGATCGGCGCGGGACTTGTGGCGCGGAAGGCGCGCGAGCTCGGGCTGAATCGCAAGCCCTGGGTCAAGACCTCGCTCGCCCCCGGCTCGCAGGTTGTCTCCGAATATCTCGAAGCTGCGGGCCTTCAGGAAGACCTGGACGCCATCGGCTTCAACCTCGTGGGTTACGGCTGCACGACCTGCATCGGCAATTCCGGCCCGCTGCAGCCTGAAATCTCGAAAGCGGTTAACGACAACGACCTCATCGCCGTCTCGGTCCTCTCAGGCAACCGCAACTTCGAGGGCCGCATCTCGCCCGACGTGCGCGCCAACTACCTCGCCTCGCCGCCGCTCGTCGTGGCCTATGCGCTGGCGGGCGATATGAACCTCGACCTGACGACCGAGCCGCTCGGCAAGTCGAAGGACGGCAAGGACGTCTACCTCAAGGACATCTGGCCCACCCAGAAGGAAATCGCCGATCTCGTCCAAAAGACCGTGACTCGCGAGGCGTTCCAGACCAAGTACGCCGATGTCTTCAAGGGCGATGAGAAGTGGCAATCGGTCGAAGTGACGGAATCGGAGACCTACGACTGGCCGCCGACCTCGACGTACATCCAGAACCCGCCCTACTTCCAGGGCATGTCGAAGGAGAAGGGCGAGATCCGGAACCTTGACGGCGCCCGCATCCTCGCACTCTTGGGCGACATGATCACCACCGACCACATCTCGCCCGCCGGCTCGTTCAAACCGACAACACCTGCCGGCCGATACCTGACCGACCGCCAGGTCGCGCCCAGGGAGTTCAACTCCTATGGCTCGCGCCGGGGCAACCACGAAGTCATGATGCGCGGCACCTTCGCCAATATCCGCATCAAGAACGAGATGCTGGACGGCGTCGAGGGCGGCTACACGCTCGCACCCGACGGCGAGCAGGCGTCGATCTTCGACGCCGCGATGGCGTATCAGGATGCCGGAACGCCGCTCGTCGTCATCGGCGGCAAGGAATACGGCGCGGGTTCTTCGCGCGACTGGGCCGCGAAGGGTACGAACCTTCTCGGCATCAAGGCGGTGATCGCGGAGTCCTTCGAACGCATCCACCGCTCCAACCTCGTCGGCATGGGAGTCATCCCGTTTGAGTTCACGGGCGGCGACTCCCGCACGTCGCTTGGCCTGAGCGGCGACGAGGTGATCTCCATCGCGGGTCTCGAAGGCGAGTTGAAGCCGCTCGCGACGGTGCCCTGCACGATCAAATATGCCGACGGCAAGGAGAAGACCATCGAGCTTAAGTGCCGGATCGATACCGAGATCGAGATCGACTATGTCGAGCATGGCGGCGTCCTGCACTACGTGCTGAGGGACCTCGCGCGGAGCTGA
- a CDS encoding c-type cytochrome → MKALLAIAAGLAAGAAAAEPSVERGSYLVTGPAGCGNCHSPLGPDGFTPGKELSGRLVLEVPEFTAYSANITPAGRVADWTDEEFARAIREGLRPDGSLIGPPMPFAMYRGLSDDDVMSIVAYLRTIPAVENEVPESIYNIPLPPDHGPKIDHVADIPAGVTVEYGAYLAGPVAHCMECHTPMGPEGPMLDTALGQGGFAIPGPWGVSVSSNLTTHVDGLAGYSDDELATMITKGMRPDGSQMMPPMPYPFLAKMTEDDLAAIILYLRTLPPLPDYEG, encoded by the coding sequence ATGAAAGCGTTGCTTGCCATCGCCGCCGGACTGGCGGCGGGCGCCGCTGCCGCCGAACCTTCAGTGGAGCGCGGCAGTTACCTCGTGACCGGACCTGCCGGCTGCGGAAATTGCCACAGCCCGCTCGGTCCCGACGGGTTCACCCCCGGCAAGGAACTCAGCGGTCGCCTGGTTCTGGAAGTACCCGAATTCACCGCCTATTCGGCGAACATCACGCCCGCTGGGCGGGTCGCGGACTGGACCGACGAGGAGTTCGCCCGCGCGATCCGCGAGGGTCTTCGCCCCGACGGATCGCTCATCGGGCCGCCGATGCCATTCGCGATGTATCGCGGGCTCAGCGACGACGACGTGATGTCGATCGTGGCCTATCTTCGCACGATTCCGGCGGTCGAGAACGAGGTGCCGGAAAGCATCTACAATATCCCGCTGCCGCCCGATCACGGGCCAAAGATCGACCACGTCGCGGATATCCCCGCGGGCGTCACGGTCGAATATGGCGCCTACCTCGCCGGACCCGTTGCGCATTGCATGGAATGCCACACGCCCATGGGACCCGAGGGCCCGATGCTGGACACCGCGCTCGGTCAGGGCGGGTTCGCCATACCGGGGCCCTGGGGCGTTTCCGTCTCGTCGAACCTCACGACACATGTCGATGGCCTCGCAGGCTACAGCGACGACGAACTTGCAACAATGATCACCAAGGGGATGCGTCCGGATGGATCGCAGATGATGCCGCCGATGCCCTACCCGTTCCTCGCGAAGATGACTGAAGACGATCTCGCAGCGATCATCCTCTACCTGCGCACCCTGCCACCGTTGCCGGACTATGAGGGATAG
- a CDS encoding bifunctional alpha/beta hydrolase/OsmC family protein — MATERITFPGHSGAELAARLDLPEGERLATALFAHCFTCGKDVVAARRIAGALAAMGIAVLRFDFTGLGQSGGKFAETGFLSNVSDLEAAASYLTDRGMAPSLLIGHSLGGAAVLKAAGQIESVRAVVTIGAPYDPGHVTHNFADALDRIEEEGEAEVDLGGRPIRIGRDFVREVAAEELSGPIASLKRALLILHAPRDAIVGIENAGEIFKAAKHPKSFVTLDGADHLISDPADADYAAEVIAAWSARYLDLKAPEPPKGAPEGIVRVSEADPDGFLQNVNHGPKHHALADEPTDYGGTDRGMTPYGFLAAGLGACTSMTIRMYARRKKWPLTHVRVDVSHDKVHAEDCADCEKGAKIDVFKREITLEGDLDEEQRAKLLEIADKCPVHRTLESASHIETRLAD; from the coding sequence ATGGCGACCGAACGGATCACCTTCCCCGGACATTCCGGCGCCGAGCTTGCGGCGCGGCTCGACCTGCCTGAAGGCGAGCGTCTCGCCACGGCACTCTTTGCGCATTGCTTCACCTGCGGCAAGGACGTGGTCGCCGCGCGCCGGATCGCGGGCGCGCTCGCTGCAATGGGCATCGCCGTCCTCAGGTTCGACTTCACCGGGCTCGGCCAGTCCGGCGGCAAGTTCGCCGAAACCGGCTTCCTGTCGAACGTCTCGGATCTGGAAGCCGCAGCGTCCTATCTCACGGATCGTGGCATGGCGCCGTCGCTCCTGATCGGCCATTCGCTCGGTGGCGCGGCCGTGCTGAAGGCTGCCGGCCAGATCGAAAGCGTCCGGGCCGTCGTCACGATCGGCGCGCCCTACGATCCCGGCCACGTCACCCACAACTTCGCCGACGCGCTCGACCGGATCGAGGAAGAGGGCGAGGCCGAGGTCGATCTTGGCGGCCGCCCTATCCGCATCGGCCGCGACTTCGTCCGCGAGGTCGCGGCCGAAGAGTTGTCCGGCCCCATCGCCAGCCTCAAACGTGCGCTTCTCATCCTCCACGCCCCGCGCGACGCGATCGTCGGCATCGAGAACGCGGGCGAGATCTTCAAGGCGGCGAAGCACCCGAAAAGCTTCGTCACCCTCGACGGCGCCGATCATCTGATCTCTGACCCCGCCGATGCCGACTACGCCGCCGAGGTGATCGCCGCCTGGTCGGCCCGCTATCTCGACCTGAAGGCGCCGGAGCCGCCGAAAGGCGCGCCTGAGGGCATCGTCCGCGTGTCCGAGGCCGATCCAGACGGCTTCCTCCAGAACGTCAATCACGGGCCGAAGCACCACGCGCTTGCCGATGAGCCCACGGATTACGGCGGCACCGATCGCGGCATGACGCCCTACGGCTTCCTCGCGGCCGGACTCGGCGCCTGCACCTCGATGACGATCCGCATGTATGCGCGGCGGAAGAAATGGCCGCTCACCCATGTCCGGGTCGACGTGAGCCACGACAAGGTCCATGCCGAGGACTGCGCGGACTGCGAAAAGGGCGCGAAGATCGACGTCTTCAAGCGCGAGATCACGCTCGAAGGCGATCTCGACGAGGAACAGCGCGCGAAACTTCTCGAAATCGCCGACAAGTGCCCGGTTCACCGGACCCTCGAAAGCGCCTCACACATTGAAACGCGACTCGCCGACTGA
- a CDS encoding DUF1223 domain-containing protein, whose amino-acid sequence MLRIFGAALGVWLGVASFALAQSGTDSPVVVELYTSQGCSSCPPADAILKGLAAREDVIALGLHVDYWDYIGWKDNFADPAFSKRQRAYARAAGARSVYTPQMIVGGREHLVGSRVAELDRLLRRYAGQKSNIALSIARKGDGVRLTARANGGLPGAAIVQLVRYRPMSRVEIRRGENAGRVLDYANVVTTWARVAEWDGRSDLSLDVAAEGPEPVVVIIQQAGPGPILAAARLR is encoded by the coding sequence ATGCTGAGAATTTTCGGCGCGGCTCTGGGCGTCTGGCTCGGGGTTGCGAGTTTCGCGCTGGCGCAGTCGGGTACGGATAGTCCCGTTGTGGTCGAGCTCTACACGTCACAGGGCTGCTCGTCCTGTCCGCCGGCGGACGCGATTCTGAAAGGGCTGGCTGCGCGTGAGGACGTAATCGCACTTGGGCTGCATGTCGACTATTGGGACTATATCGGCTGGAAGGACAATTTCGCGGATCCGGCTTTTTCCAAACGCCAGCGCGCCTATGCGCGCGCGGCGGGCGCCCGCAGCGTCTACACGCCGCAGATGATCGTCGGCGGCAGGGAACACCTTGTCGGATCGCGCGTGGCCGAACTCGACCGGCTGCTCCGTCGGTACGCAGGACAGAAATCGAATATCGCTCTCTCGATCGCCCGCAAGGGCGATGGGGTCCGGCTGACGGCCCGTGCCAACGGCGGGCTGCCCGGGGCCGCGATCGTGCAGCTGGTACGCTATCGTCCGATGAGCCGGGTGGAGATTCGGCGCGGAGAGAACGCAGGCCGGGTGCTTGATTATGCGAATGTCGTCACGACTTGGGCCCGCGTCGCGGAGTGGGACGGGCGGTCGGACCTGTCGCTCGACGTGGCCGCCGAAGGGCCCGAACCAGTCGTCGTGATCATCCAGCAGGCCGGGCCCGGCCCGATCCTCGCGGCGGCGCGGCTGCGCTGA
- a CDS encoding DUF6314 family protein: MRFSPQLADFEGLWQLRRVIQDRMGKTEGRFEGRAVFRPAPVGLHYHEEGHLKLGPGPEMKAVRDYLWREADGRIAVDYGDGQPFHDFDPVEPEARHRCAPDEYRVRYDFSGWPNWSAVWVVSGPRKDYTMISRYSRESDAG; the protein is encoded by the coding sequence ATGAGATTTTCTCCGCAACTTGCTGATTTTGAAGGTTTATGGCAACTAAGGCGTGTGATACAGGACCGGATGGGCAAGACCGAGGGGCGGTTCGAGGGCCGGGCCGTGTTCCGCCCCGCGCCGGTCGGGTTGCACTATCACGAGGAAGGCCATCTGAAGCTTGGGCCAGGCCCCGAGATGAAGGCGGTTCGCGACTACCTTTGGCGTGAGGCCGACGGGCGCATCGCGGTCGACTATGGCGACGGGCAGCCGTTTCACGACTTCGATCCCGTCGAGCCGGAAGCGCGGCATCGTTGCGCCCCTGACGAGTACCGGGTGCGCTACGATTTCAGCGGCTGGCCCAACTGGAGCGCCGTCTGGGTCGTCTCTGGGCCGCGCAAGGACTACACGATGATCAGCCGCTATTCGCGCGAGAGCGACGCGGGATAG
- a CDS encoding lysophospholipid acyltransferase family protein, with protein sequence MKAPDEPHPTLRHRVTDAAFRGLLALARALPYERRVPMAGWVVSRLVAPLAGWRMRIRDNLALTFPDMPESEVARLVRAVPDNVGRTMIEMYSGREFVKRVRDLPFTGPGVAALEGAHRAGRPVIVVTGHFGNFNAARAVFMARGFRLGGLYRPMKNPLFNAHYLDAMALISTPLFPRGREGMGQMLRFLKSGGMLGILLDQHMRHGAALQFMGQRALTATSAADLALKYGADVIPVYGIRKPGGLDFEIVVEDLIPHGDPRAMTQAINDSLEGQVRAHMDQWFWIHRRWKPGPASS encoded by the coding sequence ATGAAGGCACCGGACGAACCGCATCCCACGCTGAGGCACCGCGTGACGGACGCGGCCTTCCGCGGCCTTCTGGCGCTCGCCCGCGCGCTGCCCTACGAGCGGCGCGTTCCGATGGCCGGCTGGGTCGTCTCGCGGCTCGTGGCACCCCTCGCGGGCTGGCGCATGCGCATCCGCGACAACCTCGCACTGACCTTTCCCGACATGCCCGAGAGCGAGGTCGCCCGCCTCGTCCGCGCGGTGCCGGACAATGTCGGGCGCACGATGATCGAGATGTATTCGGGGCGCGAATTCGTCAAGCGGGTCCGGGACCTGCCGTTCACCGGGCCCGGCGTGGCCGCGCTCGAAGGGGCGCATCGTGCCGGCCGCCCTGTGATCGTCGTGACCGGCCATTTCGGCAACTTCAACGCCGCGCGCGCCGTGTTCATGGCTCGGGGCTTCCGGCTCGGCGGACTTTACCGGCCGATGAAGAACCCGCTCTTCAACGCCCACTATCTCGACGCGATGGCGCTCATCAGCACACCGCTCTTCCCGCGTGGGCGCGAGGGGATGGGGCAGATGCTGCGCTTCCTGAAATCGGGCGGCATGCTTGGCATCCTCCTCGACCAGCACATGCGGCACGGCGCGGCGCTACAATTCATGGGCCAGCGCGCACTCACCGCCACCTCGGCAGCCGATCTCGCGCTCAAATACGGCGCGGACGTGATCCCGGTCTACGGCATTCGCAAGCCCGGTGGGCTGGACTTCGAGATCGTCGTCGAGGACCTAATCCCGCACGGCGACCCGCGCGCAATGACCCAGGCCATCAACGACAGCCTCGAAGGGCAGGTCCGCGCCCATATGGATCAGTGGTTCTGGATTCACCGCCGCTGGAAACCCGGCCCGGCAAGCTCCTGA
- the purB gene encoding adenylosuccinate lyase yields MIPRYSRPEMVAIWEPATKFRIWYEIEAHACDAQAALGVIPKANAEAVWKAGDVEFDVARIDEIEAVTKHDVIAFLTHLAEHIGSEDARFVHQGMTSSDVLDTTLNVQLVRAADILLADMDRVLAALKTRALEHKDTIRIGRSHGIHAEPTTMGLTFARFYAEMKRGKARLQYARAEIGTGAISGAVGTFANIDPAVEAHVCEKMGLRPEPISTQVIPRDRHAMFFATLGVIASSIENIATEIRHMQRTEVLEAEEFFSKGQKGSSAMPHKRNPVLTENLTGLARLVRMAVIPAMENVALWHERDISHSSVERGIAPDATITLDFALNRLAGVIEKLVVYPENMLKNMNKFRGLVMSQRVLLALTQAGVSREDAYRLVQRNAMKVWEEGRDFKEELLADPEVTAALAPAEIEEKFDLGYHTKHVDTIFARVFGD; encoded by the coding sequence ATGATCCCCCGCTATTCCCGCCCCGAAATGGTCGCCATCTGGGAGCCGGCCACAAAGTTCCGCATCTGGTACGAGATCGAGGCCCATGCCTGCGACGCGCAGGCCGCGCTGGGGGTGATCCCGAAAGCGAACGCCGAGGCTGTATGGAAGGCCGGGGACGTGGAGTTCGACGTCGCGCGCATCGACGAGATCGAGGCGGTGACGAAGCACGACGTCATCGCCTTCCTGACCCATCTCGCCGAACATATCGGATCCGAGGACGCCCGCTTCGTCCATCAGGGCATGACCTCGTCGGACGTCCTCGACACGACGCTGAACGTCCAGCTCGTCCGCGCCGCCGACATCCTTCTGGCCGACATGGACCGCGTGCTCGCCGCGTTGAAGACGCGCGCGCTTGAGCACAAGGATACGATCCGCATCGGCCGCAGCCACGGCATCCATGCCGAGCCGACGACGATGGGCCTCACCTTCGCGCGCTTCTACGCCGAGATGAAGCGCGGCAAGGCGCGGCTGCAATATGCCCGCGCCGAGATCGGCACCGGGGCGATCTCCGGGGCGGTCGGCACCTTCGCGAATATCGACCCCGCGGTCGAGGCGCATGTCTGCGAGAAAATGGGCCTGCGCCCCGAACCGATCTCGACCCAGGTGATCCCCCGCGACCGCCACGCGATGTTCTTCGCCACGCTCGGCGTCATCGCCAGCAGCATCGAGAACATCGCGACCGAGATCCGCCACATGCAGCGCACCGAGGTGCTGGAGGCGGAGGAATTCTTCTCGAAGGGCCAGAAGGGCTCCTCGGCGATGCCACACAAGCGCAATCCCGTGCTCACCGAAAACCTCACCGGCCTCGCCCGCCTCGTGCGCATGGCGGTGATCCCGGCGATGGAGAACGTGGCGCTCTGGCACGAGCGCGATATTTCGCACTCCTCCGTCGAACGGGGTATCGCGCCGGACGCGACGATCACGCTCGATTTCGCGCTGAACCGGCTCGCGGGCGTGATCGAGAAGCTCGTCGTCTATCCTGAGAACATGTTGAAAAACATGAACAAGTTCAGAGGCCTCGTAATGTCGCAGCGTGTTCTTCTCGCGCTCACGCAGGCCGGCGTCAGCCGCGAGGATGCCTACCGGCTCGTCCAGCGGAACGCGATGAAGGTCTGGGAAGAGGGCCGCGACTTCAAGGAAGAGCTTCTGGCCGACCCCGAGGTCACCGCCGCGCTTGCCCCGGCTGAGATCGAAGAGAAGTTCGACCTCGGCTATCACACCAAGCACGTCGATACGATCTTCGCGCGGGTCTTTGGCGACTGA
- a CDS encoding adenylosuccinate lyase, whose translation MKTLLAAFALAAGLAPAVAYATCTGHDRQAQISCAEGQTWDAETRTCVTVGS comes from the coding sequence ATGAAAACCCTTCTCGCCGCGTTCGCCCTCGCCGCTGGCCTTGCGCCGGCCGTCGCCTATGCCACTTGCACGGGCCACGACCGGCAGGCGCAGATCAGCTGCGCCGAGGGTCAGACCTGGGACGCCGAGACGCGCACCTGCGTGACCGTCGGAAGCTGA
- a CDS encoding flagellar motor switch protein FliG translates to MTALAPLNRRGDPSSSSSLAARPVAAPGVADLSGRQKAAIIVRLLLSEGSTLPLQALPDHMQAALTEQIGSMRSVDRFTLRAVVEEFLTLLESVGLSFPGGIDGALRMLDGHISPTAASRLRRLAGASAKADPWDRIAALDPEKLLPVLTEESVEVCAVMLSKLAVPRAAELLGKLPGDRARRIAYAVSRTGNIDPETVRQIGLSLISQLEAQPVRAFDSDPFERVGAILNVVAAPTRDDVLLGLSETDEAFARQVRKAIFTFADIPDRIVGRDISKVIRGVDQATLVTALAGASGEAEAKAAEFILENLSGRMAASLREEVSERGTVKEKDADAAMNAIVTSLRALEASGELTLIAAGEED, encoded by the coding sequence ATGACCGCGCTTGCGCCCCTGAACCGCAGGGGCGACCCATCTTCTTCATCTTCGCTCGCGGCCCGGCCCGTCGCCGCGCCTGGCGTGGCCGATCTCAGCGGCCGGCAGAAAGCCGCGATCATCGTGCGGCTTCTCCTCTCCGAAGGCAGCACCCTGCCCCTTCAGGCCCTGCCCGACCACATGCAGGCGGCGCTCACCGAGCAGATCGGCTCGATGCGCAGCGTCGACCGGTTCACACTGCGCGCGGTCGTGGAGGAGTTCCTGACCTTGCTAGAATCGGTCGGGCTTTCGTTCCCCGGCGGCATCGACGGCGCGCTCCGGATGCTCGACGGGCACATCTCGCCGACCGCGGCCAGCAGGCTCCGCCGCCTCGCCGGTGCCTCGGCCAAGGCCGACCCATGGGACCGCATTGCCGCGCTTGACCCCGAAAAGCTTTTGCCCGTGCTGACCGAGGAAAGTGTCGAGGTCTGCGCGGTGATGCTGTCGAAGCTCGCCGTGCCGCGCGCGGCCGAGCTTTTGGGCAAACTCCCCGGCGACCGTGCGCGCCGGATAGCCTATGCCGTCAGCCGCACGGGAAACATCGACCCTGAGACCGTCCGCCAGATCGGTCTGTCGCTCATCTCCCAACTGGAGGCGCAGCCCGTCCGTGCGTTCGACTCGGACCCGTTCGAACGCGTCGGAGCGATCTTGAACGTCGTGGCGGCACCGACGCGCGACGACGTGCTTCTCGGCCTGAGCGAGACCGACGAGGCCTTCGCGCGCCAGGTCCGCAAGGCCATTTTCACCTTCGCCGACATTCCCGATCGGATCGTCGGCCGCGACATCTCCAAGGTCATCCGTGGCGTCGATCAGGCGACGCTTGTGACCGCGCTCGCCGGCGCTTCGGGCGAGGCCGAAGCGAAGGCGGCGGAGTTCATCCTAGAGAACCTTTCGGGCCGCATGGCCGCCTCGCTCAGGGAAGAGGTCAGCGAACGCGGCACTGTGAAGGAAAAGGATGCCGACGCGGCCATGAACGCTATTGTCACCTCCCTTCGCGCGCTCGAAGCGAGCGGAGAACTGACGCTGATCGCGGCCGGAGAGGAGGACTAA